A genome region from Trachemys scripta elegans isolate TJP31775 chromosome 2, CAS_Tse_1.0, whole genome shotgun sequence includes the following:
- the CNDP2 gene encoding cytosolic non-specific dipeptidase isoform X1 translates to MAAALILSRGCRSLLRGGLRPRRWRPAPLRLVSFQQLHSDQKMSVLERLFQYIDEHQDLYVQRLAQWVEIQSVSAWPEKRDDIKRMMEVAAKDIERLGGTTQLMNIGTQKLPDGSKIPLPPIILGKLGSDPQKKTVCVYGHLDVQPAALDDGWDSEPFTLVERDGKLYGRGSTDDKGPVLAWLNALEAYQQTKQEIPVNIKFCLEGMEESGSEGLDELIFAQKDTFFKDVDYVCISDNYWLGKKKPCITYGLRGICYFFIEVECSDKDLHSGVYGGSVHEAMTDLIALMGSLLDKRGKILIPGINEAVASLTDEELELYEKIDFDLKEYAKDVGATKLLHDTKKDILMHRWRYPSLSLHGIEGAFSASGAKTVIPRKVTGKFSIRLVPDMTPEDVANQVQDYLTKKFAELQSPNKFRVYMGHGGKPWVSDFNHPHYMAGRRAMRTVFKVEPDLTREGGSIPVTLTFQEATGKNVMLLPVGAADDGAHSQNEKLNRYNYIQGVKLLGAYLYEVSQLRD, encoded by the exons ATGGCCGCGGCGCTGATTCTGTCCCGCGGCTGCAGGTCGCTGCTGCGTGGCGGCCTGCGGCCTCGCAGATGGAGACCTGCCCCGCTACGCTTGGTG AGTTTTCAACAACTTCattctgatcagaaaatgtctgtcCTTGAAAGGCTTTTTCAGTACATTGATGAACACCAGGATCTCTATGTTCAG CGGCTGGCCCAATGGGTGGAAATCCAGAGTGTGTCGGCATGGCCGGAGAAGAGGGATGATATCAAACGAATGATGGAAGTTGCTGCCAAGGACATCGAGCGGCTGGGTGGCACTACTCAACTTATGAATATTGGAACCCAAAAG CTCCCTGATGGGTCAAAGATTCCACTACCTCCAATCATTCTTGGCAAACTTGGCTCAGATCCACAAAAGAAAACAGTGTGTGTTTATGGGCATCTGGATGTCCAACCTGCAGCCCTGGACGATGGCTGGGACAGTGAACCCTTCACCTTGGTAGAAAGAGATG GAAAACTGTACGGGCGAGGGTCAACAGATGACAAAGGTCCAGTGCTTGCCTGGCTGAATGCCCTAGAAGCTTATCAACAAACTAAACAG GAAATCCCAGTGAACATCAAGTTCTGTCTGGAAGGCATGGAGGAGTCTGGTTCTGAAGGCCTAGATGAACTGATTTTTGCTCAAAAAGACACTTTCTTCAAAGATGTGGACTATGTTTGCATCTCTGACAACTACTGGCTAGGCAAGAAGAAGCCATGTATCACATATGGCCTCAGGGGAATCTGCTATTTTTTCATAGAG GTGGAATGCAGTGACAAAGACCTTCACTCTGGAGTTTATGGTGGCTCAGTACATGAGGCCATGACAGATCTCATTGCTCTGATGG GCTCCCTTCTGGATAAGAGAGGGAAAATCCTCATCCCTGGCATTAATGAAGCAGTGGCCTCACTTACTGATGAGGAGCTGGAGTTGTATGAGAAGATTGACTTTGACCTGAAGGAATATGCAAAAGATGTGGGAGcaacaaaattactacatgacacAAAG AAAGATATCCTAATGCACAGGTGGCGATACCCATCCTTATCTCTCCACGGAATTGAAGGAGCCTTCTCTGCCTCAGGAGCCAAGACTGTGATTCCACGGAAAGTAACTGGGAAATTCTCAATCCGGCTAGTGCCAGACATGACTCCAGAAGATGTCGCCAATCAG GTTCAGGATTACCTCACCAAGAAGTTTGCTGAGCTGCAAAGTCCCAATAAGTTCAGAGTATACATGGGCCATGGTGGAAAACCTTGGGTGTCAGACTTCAATCATCCCCACTACATGGCTGGCAGAAGAGCAATGAGGACAG TCTTTAAAGTTGAGCCAGACTTGACAAGAGAGGGAGGAAGCATTCCTGTCACTCTGACCTTCCAAGAGGCAACAGGCAAAAATGTAATGCTGCTTCCTGTTGGAGCTGCAGATGATGGTGCCCATTCTCAAAATGAGAAACTGAACAG GTATAACTACATCCAAGGAGTGAAGCTGCTTGGCGCATACCTATATGAGGTATCTCAACTAAGGGACTGA
- the CNDP2 gene encoding cytosolic non-specific dipeptidase isoform X2, whose amino-acid sequence MSFQQLHSDQKMSVLERLFQYIDEHQDLYVQRLAQWVEIQSVSAWPEKRDDIKRMMEVAAKDIERLGGTTQLMNIGTQKLPDGSKIPLPPIILGKLGSDPQKKTVCVYGHLDVQPAALDDGWDSEPFTLVERDGKLYGRGSTDDKGPVLAWLNALEAYQQTKQEIPVNIKFCLEGMEESGSEGLDELIFAQKDTFFKDVDYVCISDNYWLGKKKPCITYGLRGICYFFIEVECSDKDLHSGVYGGSVHEAMTDLIALMGSLLDKRGKILIPGINEAVASLTDEELELYEKIDFDLKEYAKDVGATKLLHDTKKDILMHRWRYPSLSLHGIEGAFSASGAKTVIPRKVTGKFSIRLVPDMTPEDVANQVQDYLTKKFAELQSPNKFRVYMGHGGKPWVSDFNHPHYMAGRRAMRTVFKVEPDLTREGGSIPVTLTFQEATGKNVMLLPVGAADDGAHSQNEKLNRYNYIQGVKLLGAYLYEVSQLRD is encoded by the exons atg AGTTTTCAACAACTTCattctgatcagaaaatgtctgtcCTTGAAAGGCTTTTTCAGTACATTGATGAACACCAGGATCTCTATGTTCAG CGGCTGGCCCAATGGGTGGAAATCCAGAGTGTGTCGGCATGGCCGGAGAAGAGGGATGATATCAAACGAATGATGGAAGTTGCTGCCAAGGACATCGAGCGGCTGGGTGGCACTACTCAACTTATGAATATTGGAACCCAAAAG CTCCCTGATGGGTCAAAGATTCCACTACCTCCAATCATTCTTGGCAAACTTGGCTCAGATCCACAAAAGAAAACAGTGTGTGTTTATGGGCATCTGGATGTCCAACCTGCAGCCCTGGACGATGGCTGGGACAGTGAACCCTTCACCTTGGTAGAAAGAGATG GAAAACTGTACGGGCGAGGGTCAACAGATGACAAAGGTCCAGTGCTTGCCTGGCTGAATGCCCTAGAAGCTTATCAACAAACTAAACAG GAAATCCCAGTGAACATCAAGTTCTGTCTGGAAGGCATGGAGGAGTCTGGTTCTGAAGGCCTAGATGAACTGATTTTTGCTCAAAAAGACACTTTCTTCAAAGATGTGGACTATGTTTGCATCTCTGACAACTACTGGCTAGGCAAGAAGAAGCCATGTATCACATATGGCCTCAGGGGAATCTGCTATTTTTTCATAGAG GTGGAATGCAGTGACAAAGACCTTCACTCTGGAGTTTATGGTGGCTCAGTACATGAGGCCATGACAGATCTCATTGCTCTGATGG GCTCCCTTCTGGATAAGAGAGGGAAAATCCTCATCCCTGGCATTAATGAAGCAGTGGCCTCACTTACTGATGAGGAGCTGGAGTTGTATGAGAAGATTGACTTTGACCTGAAGGAATATGCAAAAGATGTGGGAGcaacaaaattactacatgacacAAAG AAAGATATCCTAATGCACAGGTGGCGATACCCATCCTTATCTCTCCACGGAATTGAAGGAGCCTTCTCTGCCTCAGGAGCCAAGACTGTGATTCCACGGAAAGTAACTGGGAAATTCTCAATCCGGCTAGTGCCAGACATGACTCCAGAAGATGTCGCCAATCAG GTTCAGGATTACCTCACCAAGAAGTTTGCTGAGCTGCAAAGTCCCAATAAGTTCAGAGTATACATGGGCCATGGTGGAAAACCTTGGGTGTCAGACTTCAATCATCCCCACTACATGGCTGGCAGAAGAGCAATGAGGACAG TCTTTAAAGTTGAGCCAGACTTGACAAGAGAGGGAGGAAGCATTCCTGTCACTCTGACCTTCCAAGAGGCAACAGGCAAAAATGTAATGCTGCTTCCTGTTGGAGCTGCAGATGATGGTGCCCATTCTCAAAATGAGAAACTGAACAG GTATAACTACATCCAAGGAGTGAAGCTGCTTGGCGCATACCTATATGAGGTATCTCAACTAAGGGACTGA
- the CNDP2 gene encoding cytosolic non-specific dipeptidase isoform X3, whose amino-acid sequence MSVLERLFQYIDEHQDLYVQRLAQWVEIQSVSAWPEKRDDIKRMMEVAAKDIERLGGTTQLMNIGTQKLPDGSKIPLPPIILGKLGSDPQKKTVCVYGHLDVQPAALDDGWDSEPFTLVERDGKLYGRGSTDDKGPVLAWLNALEAYQQTKQEIPVNIKFCLEGMEESGSEGLDELIFAQKDTFFKDVDYVCISDNYWLGKKKPCITYGLRGICYFFIEVECSDKDLHSGVYGGSVHEAMTDLIALMGSLLDKRGKILIPGINEAVASLTDEELELYEKIDFDLKEYAKDVGATKLLHDTKKDILMHRWRYPSLSLHGIEGAFSASGAKTVIPRKVTGKFSIRLVPDMTPEDVANQVQDYLTKKFAELQSPNKFRVYMGHGGKPWVSDFNHPHYMAGRRAMRTVFKVEPDLTREGGSIPVTLTFQEATGKNVMLLPVGAADDGAHSQNEKLNRYNYIQGVKLLGAYLYEVSQLRD is encoded by the exons atgtctgtcCTTGAAAGGCTTTTTCAGTACATTGATGAACACCAGGATCTCTATGTTCAG CGGCTGGCCCAATGGGTGGAAATCCAGAGTGTGTCGGCATGGCCGGAGAAGAGGGATGATATCAAACGAATGATGGAAGTTGCTGCCAAGGACATCGAGCGGCTGGGTGGCACTACTCAACTTATGAATATTGGAACCCAAAAG CTCCCTGATGGGTCAAAGATTCCACTACCTCCAATCATTCTTGGCAAACTTGGCTCAGATCCACAAAAGAAAACAGTGTGTGTTTATGGGCATCTGGATGTCCAACCTGCAGCCCTGGACGATGGCTGGGACAGTGAACCCTTCACCTTGGTAGAAAGAGATG GAAAACTGTACGGGCGAGGGTCAACAGATGACAAAGGTCCAGTGCTTGCCTGGCTGAATGCCCTAGAAGCTTATCAACAAACTAAACAG GAAATCCCAGTGAACATCAAGTTCTGTCTGGAAGGCATGGAGGAGTCTGGTTCTGAAGGCCTAGATGAACTGATTTTTGCTCAAAAAGACACTTTCTTCAAAGATGTGGACTATGTTTGCATCTCTGACAACTACTGGCTAGGCAAGAAGAAGCCATGTATCACATATGGCCTCAGGGGAATCTGCTATTTTTTCATAGAG GTGGAATGCAGTGACAAAGACCTTCACTCTGGAGTTTATGGTGGCTCAGTACATGAGGCCATGACAGATCTCATTGCTCTGATGG GCTCCCTTCTGGATAAGAGAGGGAAAATCCTCATCCCTGGCATTAATGAAGCAGTGGCCTCACTTACTGATGAGGAGCTGGAGTTGTATGAGAAGATTGACTTTGACCTGAAGGAATATGCAAAAGATGTGGGAGcaacaaaattactacatgacacAAAG AAAGATATCCTAATGCACAGGTGGCGATACCCATCCTTATCTCTCCACGGAATTGAAGGAGCCTTCTCTGCCTCAGGAGCCAAGACTGTGATTCCACGGAAAGTAACTGGGAAATTCTCAATCCGGCTAGTGCCAGACATGACTCCAGAAGATGTCGCCAATCAG GTTCAGGATTACCTCACCAAGAAGTTTGCTGAGCTGCAAAGTCCCAATAAGTTCAGAGTATACATGGGCCATGGTGGAAAACCTTGGGTGTCAGACTTCAATCATCCCCACTACATGGCTGGCAGAAGAGCAATGAGGACAG TCTTTAAAGTTGAGCCAGACTTGACAAGAGAGGGAGGAAGCATTCCTGTCACTCTGACCTTCCAAGAGGCAACAGGCAAAAATGTAATGCTGCTTCCTGTTGGAGCTGCAGATGATGGTGCCCATTCTCAAAATGAGAAACTGAACAG GTATAACTACATCCAAGGAGTGAAGCTGCTTGGCGCATACCTATATGAGGTATCTCAACTAAGGGACTGA